A DNA window from Calorimonas adulescens contains the following coding sequences:
- the safA gene encoding SafA/ExsA family spore coat assembly protein has translation MSFPLPETCSGFLYEVMPGDTMYDIAKKFGVDLRTLIRSNPQVDDPDVIYPGQIICIPEQSEAVREYHMSSSPSPRIVLPNHGPINVTRPDNRLLPMLFDLFAGPKSELTLTLQEHNHHMHYMVFEPKEVGPYLEAIGDTDMHHMHELGQIILKMGYEIPYEYPCDSGWKYWSSDHVYVGTGLRDRLQSDIEIKRAGVDAYNKILAMNPEQSIRDVIIHIRDEELLHIDVLNKLIRKYA, from the coding sequence ATGAGCTTTCCATTACCTGAAACCTGCAGCGGTTTCTTATATGAAGTAATGCCTGGCGACACAATGTATGACATTGCCAAAAAATTCGGGGTGGACCTGCGCACCCTCATAAGGTCCAATCCACAGGTGGATGACCCTGATGTAATATATCCCGGCCAGATTATATGCATACCAGAACAGAGCGAGGCTGTGAGGGAATATCACATGTCCAGTTCACCATCCCCACGTATTGTACTGCCAAACCATGGCCCAATCAACGTAACAAGGCCGGATAACAGGCTCCTTCCCATGCTTTTTGACCTTTTTGCCGGGCCTAAGAGCGAGCTCACACTAACACTGCAGGAGCACAACCATCACATGCACTATATGGTCTTTGAGCCCAAGGAGGTAGGCCCTTACCTTGAAGCAATAGGTGATACAGATATGCACCATATGCATGAGCTGGGTCAGATAATATTAAAGATGGGCTATGAGATTCCTTATGAATACCCCTGTGATTCCGGCTGGAAATACTGGAGTTCTGACCATGTATATGTTGGTACCGGCCTGAGAGACAGACTGCAGTCCGATATAGAAATTAAAAGGGCGGGTGTGGATGCGTATAACAAAATTTTGGCCATGAACCCAGAACAGTCAATACGGGATGTAATAATCCATATAAGGGATGAGGAACTGCTTCATATCGATGTATTAAATAAGCTCATAAGAAAGTATGCATAA
- a CDS encoding manganese catalase family protein, which produces MWVYEKKLEYPADVERINPRLAKEIIAQYGGPDGELGASLRYLTQRFTMPSNYGKALLTDIGTEELAHLEIIAALVYKLTDGASMEELKKYGFDDFYAIRDKAIFYTDPTGNPWTAAYIQAHGDPVADLHEDLAAEQKARATYEHLMDLTDDKKVWNTLAFLREREVIHFQRFGEALDKIQDELKCKKVF; this is translated from the coding sequence GTGTGGGTCTATGAAAAGAAACTGGAATACCCGGCAGACGTTGAAAGGATAAACCCAAGGCTTGCAAAAGAAATTATAGCGCAGTATGGAGGCCCTGATGGTGAGTTAGGTGCATCACTGCGGTACCTAACTCAGCGATTCACCATGCCGTCCAATTACGGCAAGGCTCTTTTGACAGACATAGGCACAGAGGAACTGGCTCATCTGGAGATTATTGCGGCTCTGGTATATAAGCTGACAGATGGTGCTTCCATGGAAGAGCTTAAAAAATATGGATTTGACGACTTTTATGCCATAAGGGATAAAGCCATATTCTACACAGACCCTACAGGAAATCCATGGACTGCCGCATACATCCAGGCCCATGGCGACCCGGTGGCAGACCTTCATGAAGACCTGGCAGCAGAGCAAAAGGCCAGAGCAACCTATGAGCACCTTATGGACCTTACCGATGATAAAAAGGTGTGGAATACCTTGGCATTCTTAAGAGAAAGGGAGGTCATACATTTCCAGAGATTCGGAGAGGCCCTGGATAAAATACAGGACGAATTAAAATGTAAAAAAGTATTTTAA